ACCACGCGCCTGTGCACGAAGACAAGCGTTGCTGGAGGATCTTGCCGCATGGGACTGTCGGCGATGTGGTCCTTCTGATGAACTAGGAGGAAGCAGCAACGGCCGGTGATTGACACATGGGAGCTGGAGTGGCCATTGATTTTCGTCGTCCATTGCAGTTGCTTTGAGGAGCGCGACGCCGGTGATCCTTCAAGGAACAGGTGGGCAGCAGTGCGTCGCCGCATCCTCCTGGccatcggcggcggcggggagagaaTCTCCTGATCCTAGGGTTGGAGGACGGGACATATGGCTCTATCCGGAGGAGGTTTTCGCAAAAGTGTGTCTTGTTCAAGGATGTAAATGCAAAATGTACCACGAAAGTTCTGCAAATCCCACCTGAGCCTATCTGAGCCACTCATTACACATCCAAAGGCCCACAGTGGCAGATCGTATGATCGCACCTACAACCCAGATCCTGTACTAGTTGCCCCCGCAAAAGATTGCAGAAATGTGGCCCGT
This window of the Triticum aestivum cultivar Chinese Spring chromosome 5D, IWGSC CS RefSeq v2.1, whole genome shotgun sequence genome carries:
- the LOC123123653 gene encoding uncharacterized protein; translated protein: MARRMRRRTAAHLFLEGSPASRSSKQLQWTTKINGHSSSHVSITGRCCFLLVHQKDHIADSPMRQDPPATLVFVHRRVVAQQLAALTVPAGTKYNAFYFSNPVAEWQCSLIASGVCLELYGYILHLLLFIRVSLTC